Proteins encoded within one genomic window of Candidatus Leptovillus gracilis:
- a CDS encoding GAP family protein, which translates to MGDVLLELLPVIIGAAVVPLYPIIVLLLLQSKGGLNKSLAFVFGGIAMRLAQGVLFGLVLGAAMSANGEDGQQLIASTLLLVVGVLLLVTAFKKWRKEEDPDAPPPQWMTGITNLSALKAVGAGALFVTIAVKQWVFTLSAISIISEAVLSRSTGIGLYLFYILTTQLLVLPPILFYAIAPGRAAKPLQAAQSWLEHNNRVIVMTVSFIFGLWFSYKGITGLLG; encoded by the coding sequence ATGGGTGATGTACTGCTAGAACTTCTGCCGGTGATAATCGGCGCGGCCGTTGTGCCGTTGTATCCCATCATTGTGCTGCTTTTGCTGCAAAGCAAAGGTGGGCTGAACAAATCGTTGGCTTTTGTCTTTGGCGGCATAGCCATGCGCCTGGCGCAGGGTGTACTGTTTGGCCTGGTTCTAGGTGCGGCCATGTCCGCCAACGGCGAAGATGGGCAACAGTTGATAGCCTCGACGCTGCTGCTGGTGGTGGGCGTTCTGCTGCTGGTGACCGCCTTCAAGAAGTGGCGCAAAGAAGAAGACCCGGATGCGCCACCGCCGCAGTGGATGACCGGCATCACCAACCTGTCGGCGCTGAAGGCTGTCGGCGCGGGAGCGTTGTTTGTGACCATTGCTGTGAAGCAGTGGGTCTTTACCCTGTCGGCCATCAGCATCATCAGCGAGGCGGTGTTGAGCAGATCAACCGGTATTGGTCTCTATCTGTTCTACATCCTGACCACCCAACTATTGGTGCTGCCACCCATTCTGTTTTACGCCATTGCACCGGGGCGGGCAGCCAAACCACTGCAAGCAGCGCAGAGCTGGCTGGAACACAACAATCGTGTCATCGTCATGACGGTGTCGTTCATTTTTGGGCTGTGGTTCTCGTATAAGGGTATCACCGGGCTGCTTGGATGA
- a CDS encoding DUF1622 domain-containing protein, with protein MISQSEVGDTFLLWVEYATLFIEAIAVLIIVVAIVVALTRYLLRYASQQTGRGELYHELKVSLGKALLLGLEVLVAADIIHTVALEATLESVLVLGLLVIIRTFLSWALLVEIEGRWPWQPT; from the coding sequence ATGATTTCCCAGAGCGAAGTAGGGGACACCTTCTTGTTGTGGGTGGAATATGCCACCCTATTTATTGAAGCCATCGCTGTACTCATCATTGTGGTCGCCATTGTGGTGGCGCTAACGCGCTATCTGCTGCGCTACGCCAGCCAACAAACTGGCAGAGGGGAACTTTATCATGAACTCAAGGTCAGTCTGGGCAAAGCGCTTCTGCTTGGTCTGGAGGTCTTGGTGGCGGCCGACATCATTCACACCGTCGCCCTGGAAGCAACGCTGGAAAGCGTTCTGGTATTAGGGCTGCTGGTGATAATTCGTACTTTCCTAAGCTGGGCGCTGCTGGTTGAAATTGAAGGGCGCTGGCCCTGGCAGCCTACTTAA